A DNA window from Phragmites australis chromosome 11, lpPhrAust1.1, whole genome shotgun sequence contains the following coding sequences:
- the LOC133884058 gene encoding protein FANTASTIC FOUR 2-like, translating into MPSLLDSPQQFPATGAWASLYAVQEHVKPRHVLVPAAATAKKPAYGGRKKNLETCTEALGCETGAVDAGNVSDVGDAGVEAECVERKQRTREEEEMVTEEGRTRQLGRRVREGPLPPPLTTLARGASRVRMVHERRDGRLAVYAVRTPGIVEAERSVGRLRMRLLPLPCGTGTGNAAAACRRQESRAAESVETKEAREAEEEAEDYGVAKYVRGGRCVEPEGGASTTAARRGKQWEPETAAAFWVATS; encoded by the coding sequence ATGCCGTCGCTGCTTGACTCGCCGCAGCAGTTTCCGGCCACCGGCGCCTGGGCCTCGCTGTACGCTGTCCAAGAGCACGTGAAGCCTCGTCACGTGCTGGTCCCCGCGGCTGCCACAGCCAAGAAGCCGGCGTACGGTGGCAGGAAGAAGAACCTGGAGACGTGCACCGAGGCGCTCGGGTGCGAGACCGGCGCCGTCGACGCCGGTAACGTCTCGGACGTCGGGGATGCCGGCGTGGAGGCTGAGTGCGTGGAGAGGAAGCAGcgcaccagggaggaggaggagatggtgacAGAGGAGGGGAGGACGCGCCAGCTGGGGCGTCGCGTCCGCGAGGGGCCGCTGCCCCCGCCGCTGACGACGCTGGCGCGCGGCGCCAGCCGCGTGCGGATGGTCCACGAGCGGCGCGACGGCCGACTGGCGGTGTACGCGGTGCGGACGCCCGGGATAGTGGAGGCCGAGCGGAGCGTCGGGCGCCTCCGCATGCGCCTTCTCCCCCTGCCATGCGGCACCGGTACCGGCAATGCCGCCGCCGCGTGCCGCCGACAAGAATCGCGAGCAGCAGAGTCCGTGGAGACGAAGGAGGCAAgagaggccgaggaggaggcggaggactACGGCGTTGCCAAGTACGTGCGCGGCGGGCGCTGCGTGGAGCCGGAAGGTGGCGCAAGCACAACGGCGGCGAGGCGCGGCAAGCAGTGGGAGCCGGAGACGGCCGCCGCGTTCTGGGTGGCCACCTCCTGA
- the LOC133884836 gene encoding RNA polymerase II C-terminal domain phosphatase-like 4 isoform X2 — MSLAESPSPSPSPSPSSSSGSDDFAALLDSELELASAADSASPGNPSASPTTDDEDGEEDSEGEDEFEEDVKAEVLEQNGVKRRRVEEQHQDQGPSVRPEKIATGSSKNVPVGVCPHPGYFGGLCFRCGKPQDEEDVSGVAFGYIHKGLRLGTSEIDRLRGTDLKNLLRERKLVLILDLDHTLINSTKLHDISAAENDLGIQAAASKDDPNRSIFTLGSMQMLTKLRPFVQKFLKEASNMFEMYIYTMGEKAYAIEIAKLLDPGNVYFSSKVISNSDCTQRHQKGLDVVLGAESVAVILDDTEYVWQKHKENLILMERYHYFASSCRQFGFGVRSLSESIQDERESDGALATILDVLKRIHTIFFDSAVETDLSSRDVRQVIKTVRKEVLQGCKLVFSRVFPNTTRPHDQMIWKMAEQLGAVCCADVDSTITHVVALGSRTDKAHWAKCNEKFLVHPRWIEAANFRWHRQPEEDFPVAAPKEKSTDKENDVAVQKEKGEADENAVATATDQTDS, encoded by the exons ATGAGCCTCGCCgagtcgccgtcgccgtccccgtccccgtccccgtcgtCGTCGAGCGGCAGCGACGACTTCGCCGCGCTCCTCGACTCGGAGCTCGAGCTCGCCTCCGCCGCGGACTCCGCCTCCCCCGGCAACCCCTCCGCTTCGCCCACCACCGACGATGAGGACGGAGAGGAGGAttcggagggggaggatgaGTTCGAGGAGGATGTCAAAGCTGAAGTCCTCGAACAGAACGG TGTCAAAAGGCGTCGAGTGGAGGAACAACACCAAGATCAAGGACCATCAGTTAGGCCTGAGAAAATTGCCACTG GTTCATCTAAAAATGTTCCAGTTGGGGTATGTCCACATCCTGGATATTTTGGTGGACTTTGCTTTAGATGTGGGAAGCcacaagatgaagaagatgTTTCAGGAGTTGCTTTTGGTTACATCCACAAG GGATTGAGGCTAGGTACTTCCGAAATCGACAGACTACGTGGCACTGATTTGAAGAATCTGCTGCGGGAAAGAAAACTAGTGCTTATTTTAGACTTGGATCATACACTGATTAACTCAACCAAACTCCATGATATTTCTGCTGCTGAAAATGACTTGGGTATTCAAGCTGCTGCATCAAAAG ATGATCCCAACAGAAGCATCTTCACATTAGGCTCAATGCAGATGCTCACAAAGTTGAGACCCTTTGTCCAAAAATTTCTAAAAGAAGCAAGCAATATGTTtgagatgtatatatataccatgGGTGAGAAAGCTTATGCAATTGAAATCGCGAAACTTCTTGACCCTGGGAACGTCTATTTTTCTTCAAAAGTGATTTCAAACTCGGATTGCACTCAGCGACACCAGAAAGGTCTTGATGTGGTTCTTGGAGCTGAAAGTGTTGCAGTGATTCTTGATGATACTGAGTAT GTCTGGCAGAAGCATAAAGAAAATCTGATTCTAATGGAGAGATATCATTACTTTGCTTCAAGCTGCCGCCAATTTGGTTTTGGTGTTAGATCCTTGTCAGAGTCGATCCAAGATGAAAGGGAGAGTGATGGTGCTTTGGCTACCATTTTAGATGTCTTGAAGCGCATacacactattttctttgactcg GCTGTTGAAACTGATCTTTCTTCACGGGATGTGAGACAG GTGATTAAGACGGTACGGAAGGAAGTACTGCAAGGCTGCAAGTTAGTCTTCAGTCGGGTGTTCCCAAACACTACTCGCCCACACGATCAGATGATCTGGAAAATGGCCGAGCAGTTGGGTGCTGTTTGCTGCGCAGACGTGGATTCCACCATCACCCACGTTGTCGCCTTGGGGTCGAGGACTGATAAGGCCCACTGGGCTAAATGTAACGAGAAGTTTTTGGTCCACCCCCGCTGGATTGAAGCCGCGAATTTCCGATGGCACCGGCAACCGGAGGAAGATTTTCCTGTAGCTGCCCCCAAGGAAAAGAGTACGGATAAAGAAAATGATGTAGCTGTCCAGAAGGAAAAGGGCGAGGCTGATGAAAACGCTGTTGCCACTGCTACAGATCAAACTGACTCATAA
- the LOC133884836 gene encoding RNA polymerase II C-terminal domain phosphatase-like 4 isoform X1 — translation MSLAESPSPSPSPSPSSSSGSDDFAALLDSELELASAADSASPGNPSASPTTDDEDGEEDSEGEDEFEEDVKAEVLEQNGVKRRRVEEQHQDQGPSVRPEKIATAGSSKNVPVGVCPHPGYFGGLCFRCGKPQDEEDVSGVAFGYIHKGLRLGTSEIDRLRGTDLKNLLRERKLVLILDLDHTLINSTKLHDISAAENDLGIQAAASKDDPNRSIFTLGSMQMLTKLRPFVQKFLKEASNMFEMYIYTMGEKAYAIEIAKLLDPGNVYFSSKVISNSDCTQRHQKGLDVVLGAESVAVILDDTEYVWQKHKENLILMERYHYFASSCRQFGFGVRSLSESIQDERESDGALATILDVLKRIHTIFFDSAVETDLSSRDVRQVIKTVRKEVLQGCKLVFSRVFPNTTRPHDQMIWKMAEQLGAVCCADVDSTITHVVALGSRTDKAHWAKCNEKFLVHPRWIEAANFRWHRQPEEDFPVAAPKEKSTDKENDVAVQKEKGEADENAVATATDQTDS, via the exons ATGAGCCTCGCCgagtcgccgtcgccgtccccgtccccgtccccgtcgtCGTCGAGCGGCAGCGACGACTTCGCCGCGCTCCTCGACTCGGAGCTCGAGCTCGCCTCCGCCGCGGACTCCGCCTCCCCCGGCAACCCCTCCGCTTCGCCCACCACCGACGATGAGGACGGAGAGGAGGAttcggagggggaggatgaGTTCGAGGAGGATGTCAAAGCTGAAGTCCTCGAACAGAACGG TGTCAAAAGGCGTCGAGTGGAGGAACAACACCAAGATCAAGGACCATCAGTTAGGCCTGAGAAAATTGCCACTG CAGGTTCATCTAAAAATGTTCCAGTTGGGGTATGTCCACATCCTGGATATTTTGGTGGACTTTGCTTTAGATGTGGGAAGCcacaagatgaagaagatgTTTCAGGAGTTGCTTTTGGTTACATCCACAAG GGATTGAGGCTAGGTACTTCCGAAATCGACAGACTACGTGGCACTGATTTGAAGAATCTGCTGCGGGAAAGAAAACTAGTGCTTATTTTAGACTTGGATCATACACTGATTAACTCAACCAAACTCCATGATATTTCTGCTGCTGAAAATGACTTGGGTATTCAAGCTGCTGCATCAAAAG ATGATCCCAACAGAAGCATCTTCACATTAGGCTCAATGCAGATGCTCACAAAGTTGAGACCCTTTGTCCAAAAATTTCTAAAAGAAGCAAGCAATATGTTtgagatgtatatatataccatgGGTGAGAAAGCTTATGCAATTGAAATCGCGAAACTTCTTGACCCTGGGAACGTCTATTTTTCTTCAAAAGTGATTTCAAACTCGGATTGCACTCAGCGACACCAGAAAGGTCTTGATGTGGTTCTTGGAGCTGAAAGTGTTGCAGTGATTCTTGATGATACTGAGTAT GTCTGGCAGAAGCATAAAGAAAATCTGATTCTAATGGAGAGATATCATTACTTTGCTTCAAGCTGCCGCCAATTTGGTTTTGGTGTTAGATCCTTGTCAGAGTCGATCCAAGATGAAAGGGAGAGTGATGGTGCTTTGGCTACCATTTTAGATGTCTTGAAGCGCATacacactattttctttgactcg GCTGTTGAAACTGATCTTTCTTCACGGGATGTGAGACAG GTGATTAAGACGGTACGGAAGGAAGTACTGCAAGGCTGCAAGTTAGTCTTCAGTCGGGTGTTCCCAAACACTACTCGCCCACACGATCAGATGATCTGGAAAATGGCCGAGCAGTTGGGTGCTGTTTGCTGCGCAGACGTGGATTCCACCATCACCCACGTTGTCGCCTTGGGGTCGAGGACTGATAAGGCCCACTGGGCTAAATGTAACGAGAAGTTTTTGGTCCACCCCCGCTGGATTGAAGCCGCGAATTTCCGATGGCACCGGCAACCGGAGGAAGATTTTCCTGTAGCTGCCCCCAAGGAAAAGAGTACGGATAAAGAAAATGATGTAGCTGTCCAGAAGGAAAAGGGCGAGGCTGATGAAAACGCTGTTGCCACTGCTACAGATCAAACTGACTCATAA